The following coding sequences are from one Bdellovibrionota bacterium window:
- a CDS encoding ABC transporter ATP-binding protein, giving the protein MKGVRPSDTLNEHVQSTLLDVRSLSIGFRAGKKFHRAVDQISFHLERGETFSLVGESGCGKTVTALSLLRLITYPPGKIESGEIRYDGRDLLQIPLGQMRRIRGKEIAMIFQEPMTSLNPVFTVGDQIAEAIEVHQRVGSHEAKARACEAMHRVGFPAPKERYDDYPHQMSGGMRQRIMIAMALSCNPKVLVADEPTTALDVTIQAQILALIDQLQEETQMGVLLITHDLGVVAEVADRVAVMYAGVIVELANVKNLFAHPRHPYTQALYRSIPRPGAHSSKEKLEVIPGRVPPLGAVPPYCRFYDRCPLAAAECKEREPDLREVSPGHFVRCIKA; this is encoded by the coding sequence TTGAAAGGGGTCAGGCCGTCCGATACGTTGAACGAACACGTGCAATCGACGCTTCTGGACGTTCGGAGTCTCTCCATCGGGTTCCGGGCGGGGAAAAAATTTCATCGAGCGGTCGACCAGATTTCGTTTCATCTGGAACGGGGGGAAACATTTTCCCTCGTCGGAGAATCCGGCTGCGGTAAAACGGTCACGGCTCTTTCGCTTCTTCGCCTGATTACGTATCCCCCCGGAAAAATCGAGTCGGGGGAGATCCGCTATGACGGCCGGGATCTCTTGCAAATTCCCCTCGGCCAGATGCGCCGCATTCGTGGAAAAGAAATCGCGATGATTTTTCAGGAGCCGATGACGTCCCTCAATCCGGTGTTCACCGTCGGAGACCAAATTGCCGAAGCGATCGAAGTTCACCAACGGGTCGGATCCCACGAAGCCAAGGCAAGAGCGTGCGAGGCCATGCATCGAGTCGGGTTTCCGGCTCCCAAAGAGCGGTACGACGATTATCCGCACCAAATGAGCGGCGGGATGCGCCAGAGGATCATGATCGCGATGGCGCTCTCCTGTAATCCGAAAGTTTTGGTCGCGGACGAACCGACGACGGCTTTGGACGTGACGATTCAGGCGCAGATCTTGGCGCTTATCGACCAGCTTCAAGAGGAGACTCAAATGGGCGTGCTTCTCATTACGCACGACCTCGGCGTCGTCGCTGAAGTGGCCGATCGTGTCGCCGTTATGTACGCAGGCGTCATCGTCGAATTGGCGAATGTGAAGAATCTTTTTGCTCACCCTCGGCACCCTTATACCCAAGCGCTCTATCGATCGATTCCGAGGCCCGGCGCGCATAGTTCCAAGGAAAAACTGGAGGTGATTCCGGGTCGCGTCCCCCCGCTGGGCGCGGTCCCGCCGTATTGCCGCTTTTACGATCGGTGTCCTCTCGCCGCGGCGGAGTGTAAAGAGCGCGAACCGGATTTACGGGAAGTCAGTCCGGGCCATTTTGTCCGTTGCATAAAAGCATGA
- a CDS encoding 3-oxoacyl-[acyl-carrier-protein] synthase III C-terminal domain-containing protein — MSDPIVLTNFQPLLPPYEIKQEVAGRWLAEAHTQAEATKLRASGQAVDTIREKMRTLVDRYGCNVGQILTRRHELSDFQHTNWPEMKIFRLLDRPEGLGLEARMRFFRERVSDLFERWYPADSAPPDDLIHVSCTGYVSPSAAQEVVAQNGWGERTTVTHAYHMGCYGTIPALRIARGFLQSGRGRADIAHTELCTLHLNPSLHTPDQFVVQSLFADGHIRYSLERKIENAANPSPSFVLLAVREELLPDSTDAMTWLCSDWGFTMTLSRDVPILTARAIEHFLERLFAEAEMDFQKKRDRILIALHPGGPAILDRVLDTLRLREDQIAHSRSVLRSYGNMSSATLPYIWRQMAEDPAVLAGSLIASVTFGPGLTAGGCLLEKR, encoded by the coding sequence ATGTCGGACCCCATCGTCTTAACGAACTTCCAACCGCTTCTCCCGCCGTACGAGATCAAACAAGAAGTTGCGGGTCGGTGGTTGGCCGAGGCCCATACGCAGGCCGAAGCCACAAAACTTCGGGCGTCGGGTCAAGCGGTCGACACAATTCGAGAAAAAATGAGAACTCTCGTCGACCGTTACGGCTGTAACGTCGGCCAAATTTTGACCCGTCGGCATGAACTTTCCGATTTTCAACATACGAATTGGCCGGAAATGAAAATTTTTCGCTTACTCGACCGACCGGAAGGACTGGGTCTCGAGGCGCGAATGCGTTTTTTCCGTGAACGTGTCTCGGATTTATTTGAAAGATGGTATCCGGCGGACAGTGCGCCTCCCGACGATCTTATTCATGTCTCATGCACCGGATATGTCTCCCCGAGCGCGGCGCAAGAAGTCGTCGCTCAAAATGGGTGGGGGGAACGGACGACCGTTACGCACGCCTATCACATGGGATGTTACGGAACGATCCCCGCGCTTCGCATCGCCCGCGGATTTCTTCAGAGCGGGCGGGGCAGAGCCGACATCGCACACACGGAACTCTGTACACTTCATCTCAATCCTTCCCTCCACACACCGGATCAGTTTGTCGTCCAAAGCCTCTTCGCCGACGGCCATATCCGGTATTCCTTGGAGCGAAAGATCGAGAACGCCGCGAACCCGTCTCCAAGTTTTGTATTGCTGGCGGTTCGAGAAGAGCTCTTGCCCGATTCAACAGATGCAATGACGTGGCTCTGCTCGGACTGGGGTTTCACGATGACGCTCTCGCGCGATGTCCCGATCCTGACGGCCCGCGCGATCGAGCATTTTTTGGAACGCCTTTTTGCTGAGGCTGAAATGGATTTCCAGAAAAAACGCGATCGAATCTTGATCGCGCTTCATCCGGGAGGTCCGGCCATTCTCGACCGCGTTTTGGACACGCTCCGCCTAAGGGAAGATCAGATCGCCCATAGCCGGTCCGTCCTTCGTTCTTACGGCAACATGTCCTCCGCCACGCTTCCTTATATATGGAGGCAGATGGCCGAAGATCCCGCGGTCTTGGCGGGATCGTTGATCGCGAGTGTAACGTTCGGCCCGGGGCTGACGGCTGGAGGGTGTCTCTTGGAAAAACGGTAA
- a CDS encoding ABC transporter ATP-binding protein, with protein MTPLLEVQRLRKWFPIRAGLLRRPKGNVHAVENISLEVNEGETVGLVGESGCGKTTLGRMILRLVEPTAGSVRFEGEDVTAMAEDQLRAWRRKAQMIFQDPYGSLNPRMKIQDIVGEALVIHRLAPHKEIPDRVAALLETVGLSSDTLYKFPHEFSGGQRQRIGIARALAVQPKFIVADEPVSALDVSIQAQIMNLLLDLRKKFKLSYLFISHDLRVVEFISDRVAVMYLGRLMELLPGLGLSQAAKHPYTKALLASVPIPDPSRRRTRIVLGGDVPNPASPPSGCVFHPRCPIAESRCKTEVPVLRQIAPGHTVACHFV; from the coding sequence ATGACGCCGCTTTTGGAAGTTCAGCGGCTCCGAAAATGGTTTCCGATCCGGGCCGGTCTTTTGCGCCGACCGAAAGGGAATGTTCACGCCGTGGAGAACATTTCTCTGGAAGTAAACGAAGGCGAAACCGTAGGTCTGGTCGGAGAATCGGGCTGTGGAAAGACGACGTTGGGGCGCATGATCCTGCGGCTGGTGGAGCCGACGGCAGGGAGTGTCCGGTTTGAGGGAGAAGACGTCACCGCCATGGCCGAGGACCAACTCCGAGCCTGGCGGCGAAAAGCGCAGATGATTTTTCAGGACCCGTACGGATCGCTCAATCCTCGGATGAAGATTCAAGACATCGTCGGCGAGGCGCTGGTGATTCATCGTCTGGCGCCGCACAAGGAAATTCCCGATCGTGTGGCCGCTCTCCTGGAAACGGTCGGTCTTTCGTCGGACACGCTTTACAAATTTCCCCATGAGTTCAGCGGCGGGCAGCGCCAGAGAATCGGAATCGCCCGGGCGCTGGCCGTTCAACCGAAATTCATTGTCGCCGATGAGCCGGTTTCCGCGCTCGACGTTTCCATACAGGCGCAGATCATGAATCTCCTTTTGGACCTCCGAAAAAAATTCAAGCTCTCCTACCTCTTCATCTCCCACGATTTGCGCGTGGTGGAGTTCATCTCGGATCGCGTCGCCGTGATGTATCTCGGGCGCCTGATGGAGCTGCTGCCGGGCTTAGGTCTTTCGCAAGCGGCCAAGCATCCGTACACGAAGGCACTCTTGGCATCTGTGCCGATTCCGGATCCATCCAGGCGGCGAACGCGAATCGTTTTGGGAGGTGACGTTCCGAATCCTGCGAGTCCTCCTTCGGGATGTGTCTTTCATCCAAGATGCCCGATCGCCGAGAGCCGGTGCAAAACGGAAGTGCCTGTGTTAAGGCAGATTGCGCCCGGCCATACCGTGGCCTGTCATTTCGTATGA
- the ubiG gene encoding bifunctional 2-polyprenyl-6-hydroxyphenol methylase/3-demethylubiquinol 3-O-methyltransferase UbiG, which produces MARHGSNTEKIDLEIYNQLGDRWYTAQDDPVALLRAETRLRNPWVLEEIGRTYGEKSCDVLDIGCGGGFVSNALAKAGHRVKAVDVSKESLLVARQHDKTRRVEFGCADAYYLPFRPKSFDVVCAMDFLEHVEDPEKIISEVRRILRPEGIFFFHAFNRNWMSWLIVIKGVEWVVANTPKRLHLYHLFIRPNELVRLCGRYGLRIQEFRGTRPKIFTKAFFDLLRTGSVSDELEFRFSGSRILGYVGLARLER; this is translated from the coding sequence ATGGCGCGGCACGGTTCAAACACCGAAAAAATAGACCTGGAGATCTACAACCAGCTCGGCGACCGTTGGTACACAGCACAGGACGACCCCGTGGCGCTGCTGCGCGCCGAAACGCGGCTCCGGAACCCTTGGGTGCTTGAAGAGATCGGCCGAACGTACGGTGAAAAATCGTGCGACGTTCTCGATATCGGATGCGGTGGCGGATTCGTTTCTAACGCGTTGGCCAAAGCCGGCCACCGCGTGAAAGCTGTGGATGTTTCCAAAGAAAGCCTACTCGTCGCGAGGCAACATGATAAAACCCGCCGGGTCGAATTCGGATGCGCGGATGCTTACTACCTCCCCTTTCGACCGAAGAGCTTCGATGTCGTCTGCGCCATGGATTTTCTCGAACATGTGGAGGATCCGGAAAAAATTATTTCCGAGGTGCGGCGCATTCTTCGTCCGGAAGGGATCTTTTTCTTCCACGCCTTTAACCGAAACTGGATGAGTTGGCTGATCGTCATCAAAGGAGTCGAATGGGTAGTCGCTAATACGCCCAAACGACTGCACCTGTATCACCTGTTCATTCGGCCGAACGAACTCGTGCGGTTGTGCGGGCGATATGGCCTCCGAATTCAAGAGTTCCGGGGGACGCGCCCTAAAATATTCACAAAGGCCTTTTTCGATCTACTGCGTACCGGCAGTGTTTCCGATGAACTGGAATTTAGATTCAGCGGGTCTCGAATTCTCGGCTACGTGGGTTTAGCGCGTCTCGAACGGTAG